ACGGAATGTGCCGAGTCCGACATGTAGCGTCAATGGTGCGATTTGAACGCCTTTCGCTTTTAATGCTTCAAGCAATTCCGGTGTGAAGTGAAGACCAGCTGTTGGTGCTGCAGCACTACCGCGCTCCCGTGCGTAGACCGTCTGGTAACGATCTTGATCTTCGAGTTGTTCATGAATGTATGGTGGCAGTGGCATCGTTCCGAGTTGGTCGAGCACTTCGTAGAAAATCCCGTCATAGAAAAACTTCAGGATTCGTCCACCGTCTTCCAGTGCTTCGACACACTCAGCGCGGAGTAATCCGTCACCAAACGACAAAATCGTTCCTGGTTTAACCCGTTTTGCTGGTTTCGCAAGCGTTTCCCAAACATCGTCACTCGTCTGCTTTAAGAGCAACAACTCGATCTTCCCACCTGTCTCTTCCTTCACACCAAAAAGGCGTGCTGGCAAGACTTTCGTATCGTTGATGACGAGCGTATCGCCTTCGCGAAAATGGTCGACGATATCATGGAAGTGCTGATGCTGAATCGCACCTGTCTCCCGGTCAAGGACCATCAATTTTGAACTCGTCCGGTCGAGCAATGGCACTTGGGCAATTTGTTCTTCTGGTAAATGAAAATCAAATAAATTTACATCCATTGGTTCAATTTCCTTCTTTCAGTCCTAAATGTTGGCGGGCGAACGGTGTTAAGACACGTCCGCGCGGGGTACGTTGTAAAAAGCCTTGTTGCAATAGATAGGGTTCATAGACATCCTCGATCGTCTGGGCGTCTTCCCCGATCGTCGCTGCGATCGTCTCGAGTCCAACTGGACCGCCAGCAAACCGTTCTGCTAGTGAACGCAATAAACGATGGTCGACATCGTCGAGTCCTAGCGCATCGACATGCAACCGATCAAGCGCACTCGTCGCAAGCGCGGCATCGATGTCGGTTTGATGCGCGACTTGCGCAAAATCACGAACACGCCGTAACAAGCGATTCGCGACACGCGGTGTTCCGCGTGAACGAAGCGCGATTGCTTCTGCCGCGAGACGATCTGCTTCAAATCCGAACAGACGCGATGTCCGCGTCACGATGGCAGACAACTCTGACATCGTATAATATTCAAGCTTCAGCGTCACGCCAAAACGATCACGTAGCGGTGCTGATAGCATCCCGGCACGTGTCGTCGCACCGACGAGTGTGAACGGTGGTAAATCGATCCGCACGCTTCGCGCGAGTTCCCCTTGACCAATGACGATATCGAGACAATAATCTTCCATCGCCGGATAGAGAATCTCTTCAATCGATCGACTTAATCGATGAATCTCGTCAATGAAGAGCACGTCTCCTGGTTCAAGTGATGATAGGATTGCCGCTAAATCACCCGGTCGTTCGATTGCAGGACCGGCTGTCGTCTTAATGCCGACTCCCATCTCGTTCGCGATGATTGTTGCAAGCGTCGTCTTACCGAGACCCGGAGGGCCATAGAGAAGCACGTGATCGAGTGTTTCCTGACGGATTTTTGCCGCTTCGATGAAGACACTCAAGTTTCCCTTCGCTTTCTCCTGCCCGATGTATTGCTCGAGCGTCTGAGGACGCAGACTCCACTCTTCTTGATCTTCCGCATGGGCGGATTCTGACAAAATGCGCTCTTCCATGTCCTCACCTCACATTCAATAACAACTGGAGTGCCCGTTTGACATATTGATCCGTCGACAGGACTTCTGCCTGCAACGCTTTTTTGACTTTTTCGACTTCTCGATCACTGTAACCGAGTGCTGTCAATGCTTCACAGGCTTCGTTCAACTCAGCGTTACCTTGCGCGAACAAGCCTTCGCTCGGCACGTAATCTGGTGCAAGCTCCGCTAATTTCCCTTTTAGGTCAAGCGTCATTTGCTTCGCTGTTTTCTTACCGACACCTGGGAACTTGACGAGATAACTTTCCTTCTCTTGTTCAATCGCTTCAACGAGCGCATCAACATTCCCCGATGCGACGATTGCGAGTGCTCCTTTTGGTCCAATCCCTGTTACACCAAGCAACTTCGTGAACAAAGCACGCTCACGACGGGAACGGAATCCAAATAGGACTTCTTGGTCCTCACGGACATAGTGATACGTATATACGATGATCTGTTCGTCTCCGGTCCGATAAAAAAACGGGTTCGGTGCTACGATTTTGTAGCCAATCCCGCCGACTTCTACCGTCACGAATTCTGCACAGACATAAGCGACTTCGCCGCGTACGAATTCTATCAATGTGGAACGCTCCCATCTTTAAACAAACTCTCGTGTTATTGTAGCATACATCTTCGTTTGGCTTCAAAGCGTTCTTCAGCAAAAATCAATACATACGTTCGCTCTCGAGAACATGGAACCAAAAAGCGTGATCGCTTATGCGACCACGCTACTCATCTGTACTTACGATCTTTCGAGCATCCGTTCGAGTGCTAACACAGCATGCCGCGTCGTCTCTGCGTCGACCGTAATAATGTTAACCGGCTCTCCTGCTTCGACTTGTTCAAGCGCCCATGCTAAGTGCGGCAAGTCGATCCGGTTCATCGTCAGACAAGGACACATGAACGGATTAAGCGACACGATATCGAGTTCTGGATGGGTCGTTGCGAGTCGATTGACGAGGTTCATCTCTGTTCCAATCGCCCACTTTGTTCCCGGTGCAGCCTGCTCGATTTGCTGAATGATATACGCCGTTGATCCGTTTAAATCAGACGCCGACACGACTTCATGCGAACATTCCGGGTGAACGAGAATCTTTCGCTCTGGATCCGTCTTACGGAACTGCTCGATTTGACCGACCGTGAATTTTTCATGCACCGAACAATGCCCTTTCCATAAAATAACGCGGACATCTTGATCTTCTCCGTCAAAAACGAGTTCATCCTTAATCGGATCCCAAATCGCCATCTGTTCTAGCGGAATCCCAAGAGCGTGTGCCGTATTGCGACCGAGGTGTTGATCGGGTAAGAAGAATAAGATGTCTCGTTCAGCAAGTGCCCACTCGACCATCTGGACAGCGTTCGATGACGTTACCGTTGCCCCACCGTGACGACCGACGAAAGCTTTGATCGCTGCTGTTGAATTAACGTACGTCAACGGCAAGATCGACTCCCCGAACCGTTCCGTCAAGATTGTAAAGGCACGCTCCGTTTGCGTATCGTTCGCCATATCTGCCATCGAACAACCAGCACGCATATCAGGTAAGACAACCGTGTGTGACGAATCCGTCAACATATCTGCCGTTTCTGCCATAAAGTGGACGCCACAGAAGACTGTGTATTCGGCTCCTGTCATCTGCTTCGCGACTTGCGCGAGCTGGAGCGAATCTCCCGTCGCATCCGCGAACTGGACGACTTCGTCTTTTTGATAGTGGTGGGCAGGTAAGAACAAGCGACTGCCCATCCGTTCTTTGACCCCTTCGATGATGGCGATCAAGTCTGCTTCTGATTGCTGTAAGTACGACGCCGGAATTCCCTCGTGACGTAATAGATCAAATGACATCTTTTTTTCCTCCTTCGATTTTCATGCTGATATCGAGCGCTGTTGCTGAATGCGTGAGTGCCCCAAGCGAGATGACATCTGCGCCGCTATCTGCATAGTCGGGTAACGTTTCAATCGTGATACCGCCAGAAAGTTCGACCGTAATATGCTGTGGAATCAATTGTCGGAGCTGTTTGATTTCTGTTGGTGTCCGGTTATCGAGCATGATGATATCGACTCCTGCTGCCACTGCCTCGAGCACTTCCGCTACCGTCTCGACTTCGACTTCAATTGGTGTCGTATGACCTGCGACACGTTTTGCTCGCGTCACGGCTTCCGTAATCGATCCCGCGACTGTGATGTGGTTATCTTTGATCATGACCGCATCATCGAGCCGCCCGCGATGACTGTATCCACCACCTACTCGGACCGCGTGTTTTTCTAACATTCGTAATCCAGGTGTCGTCTTTCGTGTATCCGTGATTCGGATTCGTCCTGCTGTTACCTCGACCGCTTGACGTGTCTTCGTCGCGATTCCGGACAGACGCTGAACAAGGTTCAAGGCGACTCGTTCCCCGCTTAAGATGTCCTGTAATGAACCCGACCACTCGGCAAGGAGCGTTCCACGCGTCACGACAGTGCCTTCTGCTACATGAAGGGTTACGTCGACCTGTAAAAGATACGCCATCTCCCGAATGATGTCTGCTCCACAAAAGACACCGTCTTCTTTTGCTAAAAAACGACCCGTCCCACGCTCTTTTCCTGTCAAACATCCTTCACTCGTGATATCCCAGTGTCCGATGTCCTCCACTAAAAATGCTTCCAGCTGTTGCCGTAACTGCCACTTGTTCAACGTTCTCATCCTCTCCTGTCAATCGAATCCGTGCCCCTTCAAGCAACAAACATGCCGTAACGTAACGTAATCGATTTTCTTCCGCATCCTGTCCAAATTTCTCTAACGTCCAACTTTTTAATTCATCCAAGCTCTTCTGTATCTGTTCGACATTCATCTCAACACCAATCACTTGTGACACATAAGCTGTCACAGAACACACGGGTCCAGGACGTCGTCTAACTCGTTCTACTGTACGTTCAGGTAACAACTCGAGCTGTTCTGCTACTGTTTTTCCCATGACAACACATTCAAGGAGCGAGTTCGACGCCAGGCGATTTCGACCGTGTAGTCCAATCGATGCTGTCTCGCCGACCGCGTAAAGTCCTTCGACATTCGTCCGCCCTGTCAGATCCGTTTCGATCCCGCCCATCAGGAAGTGGATGCCTGGTGCGATTTCAACGAGATCTGGATTTATGTTCAGTTTTTCACATTTTTCAACAAACGTTGGAAACCGTTTTGTCCGGTCGACGACGTTTGACGTATCGAGATAGACTGGTTCCTGTTTTCGCACCTCATGGATTCGTTTAGCGACTTCATCTCGCGCCGCTAAATCTCGCATCGGATGATCCGCCATGATGCGCTCGCCGCTTTTCGTCACAAGAATTGCTCCTGTTCCACGTAACGCTTCCGTGATCAATCCTTCCGAACGTCCATTATGAACGAGTACTGTCGGATGATGCTGGATATATCCAAGATCGCGAATACTCGCCCCTGCTTCAAAGGCGAGGGCAATGCCGTCTCCTTGAATCGTAGGATCATTCGTTGATGCAGCAAATAATCCACCCACTCCACCAGTTGCAAGAATCGTTGCCCGCGCCATAATTTCAACTGGTTCGCCGTTTCTATATCCGACTGCACCTAACACCTGTCCATCCACTTGAATCAATTCCGTAATACACGTCTGCTCAAGAATTGGGAACGGCACACGTGGCACTAAGGTTTCCATGATCCGTTTACCGGTTTCGTCCCCGCCACAGTGATAGATACGAGGTAAACGGTGCGCCCCTTCTCGACCAAGCATATAACCAGCATCATCTTGATCGAACTTGACACCATACCGTAGTAGAAATTCCATCGCCTCAGTTCCAGATCGCGTCACGTAATCAACGACAGTCTCCTTGAATCTTCCTTTTGCTGCCTGACACGTGTCTTCAAAATGACCTCGATGATCAACTTCAGCGTAAGCTGCAGCAATGCCACCTTGCGCTCGGACGGAGTTCGTCTCAAAACGAGTACCTTTCGTGACGAGTAACGCTTCGGTTCCTGGTGGTAAATGCAAAGCGACAGAGATTGCCGCAAGCCCTGTTCCGATGATCAATACATCTGTCTCGATCTTTTTATGTAAAGACATATGTTTTACACCTCTATACCTAAAAGTTTACTATTGACTTGACAATAAGTTTGGCATACTTTTAGCTGAGTGACAAGACGAAAGGACAGGATTTTTCATGATCTATCTCGATTACGCAGCGACGACTCCGCTACACCCACAAGCGCTTGAACATTATCAACAAGCCGCTCAGTCGTTCTACGGCAACAGTTCTTCTCTTCATGACATCGGTGGTGACGCAGAGCGTTTGCTAAAGCGTGCGCGTCAATATCTGATGCAACAATTGAATCAACAGGAAGGAACCGTCATCTTTACAGGGAGCGGGTCAGAAGCGAATTACATCGCTTTGACACATTTGATGCGACAAAGTAACAGGTCAGTTGTCTTGACACTTCAATGTGAACACGACTCGGTCTTGCTTCCGCTTGCGCGCTGGGCGCAAGAAACACGTCACCTTTCTTTATTACCAGACGGAACGTTCGATTGGGAACAATTCGTCACGGCTTGTACAGATGAGATCGGTGTCGTCTCAATTCAACACATTAATTCGGATACGGGTTTCCGGTTTCCAGTCGAGCAAATTGCGGCATATTGTCAATCAAACGGGGTTCTATTTCATTGCGATGGAGTCCAAGGGTTTTTAAAAGATGAGATCAACATCGACGCCTTTGACGCCTATACGATGAGTAGCCATAAGGTATATGGACCCAAAGGATTAGGCGCCCTCTATCTGCGGCGACCACTCTTTAGTCCCTATTACGAAGGACATCACGAGTACGGAATTCGTCCGGGTACAGTTGACATTCCAGGAATTGCGGCATTCATCGCTGCCTGTGAGGCGTCTCGATTAGAAAATCCAGGAATCCAAGCTTCAAGCCGTCAATTTCGTGGTATGCTAAAAAAAACATTGTCTTCGTCTCGTTACACGATGATTGAGTCGCCGACCCAACTCGCTTCCATCTGTGCCATCCATACGAAACAACGCGATGGTCAATACGTATTACTCGCTTTGAATCGTGCTGGAATCGCAGTTTCCGCTGGTAGTGCTTGCCGAGCCGGAGAAAACGGTCCGAACGCGACATTGCGTGCGATTGGTTTTGATGAATCATCTGCTCATGGGTTGATTCGACTTAGCTTTGGAAGAACAACGACGAACGAAGAAATCGCACAGTGCATCGATGCGTTAAACACGATCTCATGACACTGGAGAAAGGTAGGAGACATGATGGGGAAACGCATCTCCGGAGAAGAACGCCGGAAATCATTACTTCGTATGATCGAAGAAAGTGAACAGCCTGTCACGGGAACAGCACTCGCTAAACAAGCGGGCGTTAGCAGACAAGTCATCGTTCAAGATTTATCGTTATTAAAAGCAAAAGGGTATCCTGTCATTGCGACAGCTCGTGGTTATTTCATCAATGACCCGGAAGTCGACGGTTCGAAATTACGCCGGAAAATCGTTTGTCGTCATGGCATCGATCAATTAAAGGATGAGTGTGACGCCATCGTCGATGAAGGAGTCGTCGTTCGCGATGTCATCATTGAACATCCGGTCTATGGCTTCATTACGGGAGAACTAATGCTGAAAAGTCGTCGCGATGTCCGCGTATTACTCGAGCAACTGGAGGAGACACAAGCTACTCCACTCTCGAGCCTAACGGACGGAGTCCATATCCATACTCTTGAGGCCGATTATGAGGAAGCACTCGAAGCAGCGATTGCAAAACTCGATCGTCTCGGAATCCTCGTTTCAGAACTTGATGTCTGAACATACAAAAACCGCTTATTCCTAAGGAATAAGCGGTTTTTGTATTTAAATCGGTTCAAGTCGTGTATCTGGCATCGCAGATGGACGATCAAAGGTCGCTAAGACTTTTCGGACACGTCGGTTTTCGATATGCAAGACGGTCAACGTGACACGTTCATACTGCATCGCTGTTCCGACTTCCGGTAGCTGTCCACTCTCTTCCATGATCCATCCACCCAGAGACTGGGCATCCGTATCTGGCATCGTCAATTGAAATTGCTGGCAGAAGTCTTCAATATCATACTCCGCTAGACATTCATATTGCTCTGGACCAATTCGTTTCGTGTACTCCAATGATTCATCGTGTTCATCCCAGATCTCACCAACGATCTCTTCTAAAATATCCTCAAGGGTGATGAGACCAGCCGTGCCCCCGAATTCATCAAGGACGACAGCCATATGAGATTGCTTGATTTTAAGTTCTGGTAACAAATCCATCAACCGTGTCTGTGGAACGACGAATGACACGGGTCGAATCCATTCTCGGATATCAACGGAGCCGTTCTTCACATACGCTCGTAGAAAGTCCCGTTCCGATAATACACCGATGACATGATCAATCGAGTCCTTATAGACCGGTAGACGGGAATAGCCGCCTTTTTGCACTTCTGCGAGGATGTCTTCGAATCGTGCATCGATATCAATCGCCTGAATGTCCATTCGTGGCGTCAACGCATCCTCGACCGTCGCATGTTGAAAATCAACCGCTTGATGGACGAGTTCAGCCTCTGCAAGACCCATGATGCCCTCTTCCTGACTGATATCAACGAGTGCCTTGAGTTCCTGTTCAGTCACGAGCGGTCCTTTCGGATCCGCTCCCATCAACCGAAGTGCCAACTGGCGTAAGCGGAGTAACAGGAAAACAAGCGGTCGAAAACACAGTAAGAAGAAACGAAGTGGACGTCCGATCAGTAATACGTAACGCTCTGTATGCTCACGAGCGTACGATTTCGGAATCAATTCGCCAAACAACAGCAACAGAAAGAACAGCGCAAGAAACGCAACAGTCTGCGTCGCCACCGTCTCGACGAACTGGATGATCCACCAGCCACCAAACAAGACGAATCCGACATTGACGAGTGTATTACCAATCAAAATCGACGTCAGTGTCTCCTCATAACGTTGAAGCAAACGAAACACGCGGGACGCACGCGCGTCCCCCGCTTCTGACTGATGCAACAACCGCAACCGATTGACACTCGCGAGTGCTGTCTCGGATGAGGAGAAAAACGCGGATAACACGAGAATCGGAATTAACCAAACGAATGAAATCATGGGCAATGGGTCCACGATGCTTTCACACTCCGTTTCCTAATGGAATAAACCGCTTAGAATGATGACTCGACGAATTCGAACTCGAAATCACGGATTCGAACGACATCACCGTCAATCGCACCAAGACGACGTAACTCTTCATCGACACCCATTTGACGAAGTGTCCGAGCGAAACGTTTAATCGACTCTTCACGCATGAAGTTCGTCATCGTGAAGAGTTTTTCGATTCGAGGTCCTTTGATGACGAAGCAATCGTCTTCATCTTTTGAAATCGTAAAGCCGGCTTCTGGTGCTTCGTAACCGTAGACGACACGTGGTGTCGCTGTTTTCTCTTCGAGTTCCTCTAGACCGAATTCTGGTGTCGCATCGACGAGGTCAGCGATCCGGAATAAGAGATCACGTAATCCTTGACGGGTTGCTGCTGAAATCTCGAATACTTCAAGATCCGGGAAAGCTTCCTTGAATGCTTCGAGATGTTCTGCCGCATCCGGCATGTCCATCTTGTTTGCGACGACGACTTGTGGACGTTCTGTCAAACGAAGATTATAGTCTGCGAGTTCTTTATTGATGATATTGTAGTCTTCAATCGGATCGCGTCCTTCCATTCCACTCATGTCGATGACGTGGACGATGACTTTCGTCCGCTCGACGTGACGGAGGAACTGGTGACCGAGTCCGACACCTTCACTTGCGCCTTCAATCAATCCTGGTAAGTCAGCCATGACGAAACTACGGCTATCTTCCGTTTCGACGACACCGATGTTCGGTGTGATCGTCGTGAAGTGATACGCTCCGATTTTCGGACGTGCTGCTGAAACGACGGATAACATCGTTGATTTCC
This window of the Exiguobacterium acetylicum genome carries:
- the nadA gene encoding quinolinate synthase NadA, which translates into the protein MSFDLLRHEGIPASYLQQSEADLIAIIEGVKERMGSRLFLPAHHYQKDEVVQFADATGDSLQLAQVAKQMTGAEYTVFCGVHFMAETADMLTDSSHTVVLPDMRAGCSMADMANDTQTERAFTILTERFGESILPLTYVNSTAAIKAFVGRHGGATVTSSNAVQMVEWALAERDILFFLPDQHLGRNTAHALGIPLEQMAIWDPIKDELVFDGEDQDVRVILWKGHCSVHEKFTVGQIEQFRKTDPERKILVHPECSHEVVSASDLNGSTAYIIQQIEQAAPGTKWAIGTEMNLVNRLATTHPELDIVSLNPFMCPCLTMNRIDLPHLAWALEQVEAGEPVNIITVDAETTRHAVLALERMLERS
- the queA gene encoding tRNA preQ1(34) S-adenosylmethionine ribosyltransferase-isomerase QueA, which produces MDVNLFDFHLPEEQIAQVPLLDRTSSKLMVLDRETGAIQHQHFHDIVDHFREGDTLVINDTKVLPARLFGVKEETGGKIELLLLKQTSDDVWETLAKPAKRVKPGTILSFGDGLLRAECVEALEDGGRILKFFYDGIFYEVLDQLGTMPLPPYIHEQLEDQDRYQTVYARERGSAAAPTAGLHFTPELLEALKAKGVQIAPLTLHVGLGTFRPVSVDDVDSHKMHSEYYELPESSAALLRETRKQGGRIIAVGTTSTRTLETVIRDHGDFVEATGWTDIFIFPGQEVKGIDGLITNFHLPKSTLIMLVSALSTREHILHAYEEAVANGYRFFSFGDAMFLTREERN
- a CDS encoding transcription repressor NadR, with translation MGKRISGEERRKSLLRMIEESEQPVTGTALAKQAGVSRQVIVQDLSLLKAKGYPVIATARGYFINDPEVDGSKLRRKIVCRHGIDQLKDECDAIVDEGVVVRDVIIEHPVYGFITGELMLKSRRDVRVLLEQLEETQATPLSSLTDGVHIHTLEADYEEALEAAIAKLDRLGILVSELDV
- a CDS encoding L-aspartate oxidase, whose translation is MSLHKKIETDVLIIGTGLAAISVALHLPPGTEALLVTKGTRFETNSVRAQGGIAAAYAEVDHRGHFEDTCQAAKGRFKETVVDYVTRSGTEAMEFLLRYGVKFDQDDAGYMLGREGAHRLPRIYHCGGDETGKRIMETLVPRVPFPILEQTCITELIQVDGQVLGAVGYRNGEPVEIMARATILATGGVGGLFAASTNDPTIQGDGIALAFEAGASIRDLGYIQHHPTVLVHNGRSEGLITEALRGTGAILVTKSGERIMADHPMRDLAARDEVAKRIHEVRKQEPVYLDTSNVVDRTKRFPTFVEKCEKLNINPDLVEIAPGIHFLMGGIETDLTGRTNVEGLYAVGETASIGLHGRNRLASNSLLECVVMGKTVAEQLELLPERTVERVRRRPGPVCSVTAYVSQVIGVEMNVEQIQKSLDELKSWTLEKFGQDAEENRLRYVTACLLLEGARIRLTGEDENVEQVAVTATAGSIFSGGHRTLGYHE
- the ruvA gene encoding Holliday junction branch migration protein RuvA, encoding MIEFVRGEVAYVCAEFVTVEVGGIGYKIVAPNPFFYRTGDEQIIVYTYHYVREDQEVLFGFRSRRERALFTKLLGVTGIGPKGALAIVASGNVDALVEAIEQEKESYLVKFPGVGKKTAKQMTLDLKGKLAELAPDYVPSEGLFAQGNAELNEACEALTALGYSDREVEKVKKALQAEVLSTDQYVKRALQLLLNVR
- the ruvB gene encoding Holliday junction branch migration DNA helicase RuvB, encoding MEERILSESAHAEDQEEWSLRPQTLEQYIGQEKAKGNLSVFIEAAKIRQETLDHVLLYGPPGLGKTTLATIIANEMGVGIKTTAGPAIERPGDLAAILSSLEPGDVLFIDEIHRLSRSIEEILYPAMEDYCLDIVIGQGELARSVRIDLPPFTLVGATTRAGMLSAPLRDRFGVTLKLEYYTMSELSAIVTRTSRLFGFEADRLAAEAIALRSRGTPRVANRLLRRVRDFAQVAHQTDIDAALATSALDRLHVDALGLDDVDHRLLRSLAERFAGGPVGLETIAATIGEDAQTIEDVYEPYLLQQGFLQRTPRGRVLTPFARQHLGLKEGN
- a CDS encoding hemolysin family protein, whose translation is MISFVWLIPILVLSAFFSSSETALASVNRLRLLHQSEAGDARASRVFRLLQRYEETLTSILIGNTLVNVGFVLFGGWWIIQFVETVATQTVAFLALFFLLLLFGELIPKSYAREHTERYVLLIGRPLRFFLLCFRPLVFLLLRLRQLALRLMGADPKGPLVTEQELKALVDISQEEGIMGLAEAELVHQAVDFQHATVEDALTPRMDIQAIDIDARFEDILAEVQKGGYSRLPVYKDSIDHVIGVLSERDFLRAYVKNGSVDIREWIRPVSFVVPQTRLMDLLPELKIKQSHMAVVLDEFGGTAGLITLEDILEEIVGEIWDEHDESLEYTKRIGPEQYECLAEYDIEDFCQQFQLTMPDTDAQSLGGWIMEESGQLPEVGTAMQYERVTLTVLHIENRRVRKVLATFDRPSAMPDTRLEPI
- the nadC gene encoding carboxylating nicotinate-nucleotide diphosphorylase — encoded protein: MRTLNKWQLRQQLEAFLVEDIGHWDITSEGCLTGKERGTGRFLAKEDGVFCGADIIREMAYLLQVDVTLHVAEGTVVTRGTLLAEWSGSLQDILSGERVALNLVQRLSGIATKTRQAVEVTAGRIRITDTRKTTPGLRMLEKHAVRVGGGYSHRGRLDDAVMIKDNHITVAGSITEAVTRAKRVAGHTTPIEVEVETVAEVLEAVAAGVDIIMLDNRTPTEIKQLRQLIPQHITVELSGGITIETLPDYADSGADVISLGALTHSATALDISMKIEGGKKDVI
- a CDS encoding cysteine desulfurase family protein, translating into MIYLDYAATTPLHPQALEHYQQAAQSFYGNSSSLHDIGGDAERLLKRARQYLMQQLNQQEGTVIFTGSGSEANYIALTHLMRQSNRSVVLTLQCEHDSVLLPLARWAQETRHLSLLPDGTFDWEQFVTACTDEIGVVSIQHINSDTGFRFPVEQIAAYCQSNGVLFHCDGVQGFLKDEINIDAFDAYTMSSHKVYGPKGLGALYLRRPLFSPYYEGHHEYGIRPGTVDIPGIAAFIAACEASRLENPGIQASSRQFRGMLKKTLSSSRYTMIESPTQLASICAIHTKQRDGQYVLLALNRAGIAVSAGSACRAGENGPNATLRAIGFDESSAHGLIRLSFGRTTTNEEIAQCIDALNTIS
- the obgE gene encoding GTPase ObgE; translated protein: MFVDQVNIYVKAGDGGRGQVAFRREKYVPDGGPAGGDGGHGAHVVLEVDEGLRTLMDFRYKRHFKAVQGENGMSKGMHGRKAEHLVVKVPPGTVVYDDDTDAVIADLVHHGQQAIVAKGGRGGRGNTRFATPANPAPEHAENGEPGEEKYLKLELKMLADVGLVGFPSVGKSTMLSVVSAARPKIGAYHFTTITPNIGVVETEDSRSFVMADLPGLIEGASEGVGLGHQFLRHVERTKVIVHVIDMSGMEGRDPIEDYNIINKELADYNLRLTERPQVVVANKMDMPDAAEHLEAFKEAFPDLEVFEISAATRQGLRDLLFRIADLVDATPEFGLEELEEKTATPRVVYGYEAPEAGFTISKDEDDCFVIKGPRIEKLFTMTNFMREESIKRFARTLRQMGVDEELRRLGAIDGDVVRIRDFEFEFVESSF